The Periplaneta americana isolate PAMFEO1 chromosome 14, P.americana_PAMFEO1_priV1, whole genome shotgun sequence region tccagagaaataaaggttaggtctactttttttttcagaagatatatttttaattgtaggtattaattttgttattatttttatgtgttattttactaaagacgtagaaaaattaagtttattttaatgaaatttattgatcacgttttattttcaattctggtgggattattattgcttaggcctactttttttttcaaaggatatgtttttaattataactgttaattttgttgttattttattgctttctttactagagacgtagaaaaagtctgttacaataaaatttattgatcacgttttatttccaaatctggtgtgattattattgcttaacctcatcccactttgttaactacgtaagcatacactacaagtaccggtacacgtaagttactccattaattcatatttccattattattgttgtaaagggaaatgcaaattaatatttattggtttcatatttaattatcgctataatcttgaatgagtgaagctattatagtaaatttcagttcgttttgcacaaacaaaaattatattaacctatttcttgcaggtattttcgagtttatggtggaatttaatatacttcattaagataataaattaactttatgcatttaatatttcaataatggaaggaaggtgttaatttttccaaaagaacacgacaacgaaagtgtaacatattttgtcctctgctaggagagagatctgcgatgatgaggcgatagtagcgatcctagtggtgggcaactacccatgtttgcatttttactacatattgagcttcgcgactgtatatagtagactgtgactatactTCTACTACAATTAACAAAACATTGCTATTCTTACACAAATgtggtgattaataaatgcgatGAGTATAAAGAAAGAAACAGTATTGACTTCTGGAATTCATTGACTCTAAACGGGAATTGGAAGATTCCACTTGCCCTTGCGAATCTCGGAATGCTGGTGGAATGGGTTTTTCGATTGTGTCCTGAAAATATCTCTATTTTCTGCAGATCGGTTTGCTCACAAAGATTCTCTCAGCGATTTTTAAACTTTCATACGAAACAGATTCCCAACAGAACGTAATTTATGTTACAACAGTAACTATGACAACATCTGTAATGCCAATAGCGTGTTTTTCTTTACAATTAGAGGTCAATGTTAACTTTACTCAAATAGGTAGTTGGTCGTGTGCCTAGGTTAACTTGAGGTCAGCAGGTCGTGTTTGGCCATTCCTCTCGTTAGAGCATGCGAAAATACGGTACCTCACGGCAGAGGGAAGTCCCGTCACACGTCATTCGTGTTCTTCCTGGTTGTGTGCCATCATCCGCGCGTATAAAGCGTGCGAGCTGCAGACACGGGGCACGACTCTGCAGCAAGATGAAGTGCTACCTCGCGATTCTGTTGGCGATCGTCGTGGTGACGTCACACACTTCCCAAGCCAAGCAGTTCACCGACTGCGAATTCATTGCAGAACTGAAGAAGCATGGCTTCAAAGACCTCCAGAACTGTaagtgttactttgttattctgaaattattatatttgataCTTTCGTCCAGAAAACCACAAAATGGAAGTGATATAAATATGCAGATTGAAGGGAGCAGtagaacacattaaaataaatgaaaaaaactgttATGCGTTTTGTGAtaaagtgcatggttaattagaaaattagactgGAAGTCCGCGTACTTTGACAACAGCGCGTCGTCGGCTCACCTACGAATACTGTCATCCTCCGATGAGTTTAGCGCTGGAACTGAGGTATTCTtaccatcggtgcgggggggggggggttgcaggtagattcttttgtcgctacagccaagccgagccgagcggagtgggaagtattaatcgtccaaaaatatgcagtcttcagtttgtagtagtatgtgaatgtttcatatacatattgtttacccaggcctatatggttttgttactaatatattaaatatattattgcaatttttacccaaacatctccctgatgttagctatgttaatattatatgaattactcatattaaatatttcaccgttacaagtcatttttaaggaaacatgctgtggaaaatgggtcaacgagacgagtagatattttagcgtacaatgctgacactaaacagggcatcattgtggaccccacgatacgttttgaagtagaatgtcatcagtcagccgaggtccaccttgagaagaagtcgatctatgagcctacagtcaactatttcaagctgaaatatgccttaattcacgtcgaggtattcggcttgctcataggtgctcgagggactataccagcttttttcgaagaatttcgacggcagtttgctctgccaacatctctaagggatgacattgtgataattgtgttagaaaaatcctgccaaatcctaattaatcacatggtgccacattgaaagctattgtaatttttcacgcccttttctttgtttccctttttttaaagcttaatatctatgtttacatatgtataataattttttttgaggatatactgagtccgtaagggctaccctcaatggggggcagtttaatattattattattattattattattattattatcattattattattattattattattttttttttaaattgattactttacaaatttaattcaattctactaatcactaaattttatagtatgattcttcttttcatttatattattgtagttttattatgatttttacgtttatttattttattgtatttgtatttctgatggtgtgatagccttaacttcaccagaataaataaatgatagactaaataaataaataaataaataaataaataatagatagatagatagctttattgatattgttcacaaaagtacaaaacttaataatttaacaaaagatctatatacgaatgtagttctacatagtaaatatacaatttcctaaactaattaatctatcgcaaatgtcaataaaataaataaataataaataaataaataaataaataaataaataaataaaatgttctacaatactttccttctctgaacacgtaagtaggaatggttgtatctctatctcgccaaaaatacgttagaaaactaataggcatactgctcttctaaattgggcgaatgttttcagtatgattgtacttccttccagactgccgctgtcactgtcccctcgcactccagtaccgcgctagactagtcggaaccgcagtCCTCTCAGCActaactcctcagaggatgacagtagtagCATTACGTACCTCagtcactgcagtagggttgccagatctcCTAACGATAGGAAATAGCAAtacgtgtgtgtttttttttcttaattttcaagaaaatgggctactttatttaaaaactgcaaagggataaatcatccCTTAGTCAGTTcttctaatgataagagtaaaaagaAGAATTGTACGGATAGCACTTATCGAGTAAATCAGCAAGCATTGTGAAGTGAAAGGTTTGCATTGAAGTTGAAGACACTGGAGAGAGAATTTGCGCGGACTGACTTGTGGTTTTTGTCGTCAGGGCTCTGTCTAGCGAAAAGCGAGAGCAGCCTGAGGTCACACATAGTGGGGGGCCCGAACAGGAACAAGAGCCTCGACTACGGGATCTTCCAGGTGAGATGCATGTCAGATGATCATTAGTCATCATAAGCATTGCTATCATGGCCATACATAATGTGTTAGGCCTTCGTATTTTCAGGTCTGactttatgaaatttgttacttttcccttttcttggttgtcatattattataatttacccttgttacaattttatatcagtcagatgaaatatatgaaatcctaggaaataatttattttatctgccATAAACATGTTACGCgcaaaatattccaattttttttctcggaGGGTTGAGAAAATGAATTCATAAAACTGAAAGAGATTGTCAAAATTGTGGAAGATTCGGAGATCGGatagataaattatttatataacaaattaaagcattaaattaattatgatttacacataaattaattaaacactactatatatatatatatatatatatatatatatatatatatatatcttcgaagaggtgcaaaaattcaaatacctgggagcaacagtaacaaatataaatgacactcgggaggaaattaaacgcagaataaatatgggaaatgcctgttattattcggttgagaagctcttatcatccagtctgctgtcaaaaaatctgaaagttagaatttataaaacagttatattaccggttgttctgtatggttgtgaaacttggactctcactttgagagagggacagaaattaagggtgtttgagaataaggttcttaggaaaacatttggggctaagagggatgaagttacaggagaatggagaaagttacacaacacagaactgcacgcattgtattcttcacctgacataattagaaacattaaatccagacgtttgagatgggcagggcatgtagcatgtatgggcgaatccagaaatgaatatagagtgttggttaggaggccggagggaaaaagacctttagggaggccgagacgtagatgggaggataatattaaaatggatttgagggaggtggggtatgatgatagagactggattaatcttgctcaggatagggaccaatggcgggcttatgtgagggcgccaatgaaccttcgggttccttaaaagccacttgtaattaagtatatatatatatatatatacttacttactgcttttcaaggaatccggaggttcattgccgccctcacataagcccgccattggtccctatcctgagcaagatcaatccagtctccatcatcatatcccacctccctcaaatccattttaatattatcttcccatctacgtctcggtctccgcaaaggtctttttccctccggcctcctaatcaacactctatatgcatttctggattcgcccatgcgtgctacatgccctgcccatctcaaacgtctggatttaatgttcctaattatgtcaggtgaagaatacaatgcgtgcagttctgtgttgtgtaactttctccattcccctgtaacttcatccctcttagccccaaatattttcataagcaccttattctcaaacacccttaacctatgttcctctctcaaagtgagagtccaagtttcacaaccataaaaagcaaccggtaatataactgttttataaattataactttaaggttttttgacagcagactggatgataaaatcttttcaaccgaataataacaggcatttcccacatttattctgtgtttaatttcgccccgagtatcatttatatttgttactgttgctcccaggtatttgaatttttctacctcttcaaaagataaatttccaatttttatatttccatttcgtacaatattctcgtcacgagacataatcatatactttgtcttttcgggatttacttccaaacctgtatctttacttgcttcaagtaaaactcccgtgtttttcctaatcgtttgtggattttgtcctaacatattcacgtcatccgcatagacaagcagctgatgtaacccgttcaatttcaaaccctctctgttattctggactttcctaatagcatactccaggataaagttaataagtaaaggtgatagtgcatctccttgctttagcccacagtgaattggagacgcatctgacagaaactgacctatacggactctgctgtacctttcactgagacacattttaattaatcgaactagtttcttgggaataccaaattcaataagaatatcatataaaacttctctcttaaccgagtcatatgcctttttgaaatatccatgagcagacttaagataagatgtgtaactTCTAAGTTATTGTTGTCAGGTTGCCGATGATGATAATatgtcaatattattttctttgcttactttatactttataaattaGGCGTATAGCCTATTCGTAttataacaattatattttgtgagggggatagacgTTCTCCCTGGCAGGgatatatgaatttatgagagaggTAACTTTcatgttaattcgcaccctgtttaTGCATGGTTTGTTAGTAACGTTTTTTGATCCAACTCTTCATAGCCTAAGTCTGGTATAAAAATTATACGTACACGATTTATTAATAAGACCGTTTGTTTTATTGCTCTCCAAAGCAGCACAACCAGCCACGTATTTAGCTTTAGATGTTTAGTTCAGTAATTTTCCACTAATTATATTAGACAATTAATATACTTGTACATTGTTTCATTTGTACTTATTGCGATTTTATCTCTGtacttgtattttctttctgtttttgtatttgtatttgtacttttatttccatttcttacacatttattttCTCTCATTTAAACTTTTCCAACGTTAGTTattatatttccttatttatttgtttttgtttcatttgcAGATCAACAATAAATACTGGTGCGGGGAGGGAAGGAAAGGAGGGGACTGCAATCTAAACTGTGCAGGTGCGTACAATTGTAGCCCGAAATCTGTCAACAAGAGAGCAGATAAAGAAGCTGTTGCTACTCTGCccccactattactactactaacactaccagcaaatatcttactataataataccggatagctgtatactagcagctttggcgtgagtgcgaaatatcgcggacctgacatctagcggagagggttggaattacgtccacatatacaaatattaacatagcgagattcggactttgtttaaaacgtgagttactaatgaggaattatatatgaaaaacttaagaaatgttgaataatatttaatgtaaaatcattatcttatatcaaagctgcatattatgagaaatattgcatacttcatattactttccgtaattaattgttacatattttttctttggtttaccgagacaaaatcaatctgatattaggaatgaatttacagtaatgttttatatactcattgctgacaactgcaaagataaaattgatagtaatctgatgcttgtaataattagtaaaggcatgtggacaacaataaaacttaatttgataaaaccttaaactccaatacattttaacatctatttatttattaggtctaaataaaaaactaatttgtatttttctatcaacacaaagacgaaggaattaggcctaccaaagaatgttgttgacttattacgttttatgaacttgtcggaaatcgaaagtacgatttggagcaatttgtaatgctgcaattgtcacaattataaacagcacacatacaccctgacattttaacactagtactaattcataaaactattaactagcccagcaacaatatacattgcagttgattacagcttgtttcgcaaagtatctccatcccggcaggtaggtagcagcaccagcgtcgttcgc contains the following coding sequences:
- the LOC138713912 gene encoding lysozyme-like — its product is MRKYGTSRQREVPSHVIRVLPGCVPSSARIKRASCRHGARLCSKMKCYLAILLAIVVVTSHTSQAKQFTDCEFIAELKKHGFKDLQNWLCLAKSESSLRSHIVGGPNRNKSLDYGIFQINNKYWCGEGRKGGDCNLNCADLKNDNIGDDIECARKIQRRHGFKGWYGWQKKCQGALPALPRC